The DNA window GCCCATGCGGCGAACGTTCTCCACGCACAACGGCGCAACCCCAACGAGCCTTCCGTCTTGCCATGCGCCCAGAACGAATGGCTGCAGGTTGCCGCCGTAAGCTTTCCACCAACTTGCGCACCATTCCCATGAGAGAAAGAACGTATCGGCGGCGCTTTGCTTCAGCAGCGCGTTCCAACGCGTCTGGATCTGTTCCACGTCCTGCCAGCGCGCATAAAGAATGATCTTCACGCCGCCACCTCCTGCATCTGGTGGCGGTGCCACAGCTCGGTCATCAGGAACAGCCAGATCAGGTCGCCATAATAGGTGGAGTTGTCCGCGTCCATCATGCGGAAGAGTTCTTCCACAAAAGTGCGCTGGAAGTAGCCGCGCTGGTACGTTTCGGGGTCCAGCAGAACATCCTGCGCCAAGTTGCGCCACAGCGGATGGCTCTTGATCCACATGCCGATCGGCAATCCGAAGCCGTGCTTCTTCTTGGCAAGAATGGCTGCCGGGAGCAGCTTGGCGGTTGCCTTCTTGAACAGGTAGCGCTTTTCCATGCCGCGTACTTTCAGGTTGGTCGGCAGCCTTCCGGAAAAGTCGGCGAGTGGATGATCAAGAAACGGAAAGCGCACATTCACGCCGGCCAACTCCGCCGCGCGAACGACTTTCGGCAGGTCGTTATCGCCCAGCGTCATTTTGATGTCAATGTAAAGCAGGCGGTTGAGCTCGCTGTGCGCCGGAGCTTCGTTGTAGTGCTGCCGGGCAATCGCCAGCAGATCGCGATGCCCATTCGCAAGGGGCACTCCGGGACCAAGGACACTCTCCGGAGCAAATCTCTGGAGCAGCAGCCACTGGAAGTAGCGATCGGGATTTCCCGCCTTGCAACGATCAATGTAGCGGCGTGCTTTGCCCACCGGCCCGACGCCGGGCAGCCCGAAGGCCAGCGGCTCAACCAAATAGCGGCGCAGCGCTTGCGGAATCTTTTGGTAGTAGCCGTAGATCTGTTCGGTCGCATAGCGTTCATTGCCGCCGAACAACTCGTCGCCGCCATCGCCGGCCAGCATGACTTCAACGCCGTGCTCACGCGCCAGCTTCAGGCACGCGTAAGTCGGCAGCACGGACGCGTTGCCGAAAGGCTCATCGTAAGCCGCCGCGATGGTTGCGATATCCTGGAAAGTCTCTTCCGGCGTGAGCACAGCGATGGAGTGCTCTGCCTGGAAAACCCGCGCAGCCAGGTGGGCGTACTCCAGTTCGTTGAACCGCTCTTCAGAAAAGCCAATGGAAAAAGCCTTCGTCGCTTTGCCTTTGTGCTGGGTCAGCAAGCCGAGGATGGAACTGCTATCGGTGCCGCCGCTGAGAAAACATCCCAACTGCGCGCTGGCAACGTCGGCGGAGTAAACTCGGACGGCCTCTGACATGGATGACAGCAACTCTTCCGCAAGCTTGTTCGGCGACGAATGGTCTGCTTCTGAATATTCCAGGTCCCAGTACCGGCCCAGATGAGTCTCGCCGTCCTTCCAAGTCAGGTAGCAGCCGCCTGGAAGTTTGGCCAGCGATTGAAATGCGGACTGTGGCGCCGGCACCACGCTGAAATTCAAGAAGGTGGCGATGGCGTGTGGATTGATTTCCTTATTGATTCGGTCGCTGGCGAAGATGCCGCGCGGGTGTGACGCAAAGACCAGCTGCGTGCTGCCGGCAGAGTAGCTCAGCGGCTTGGCGGCGAAGCGGTCCAACGCGATCAGCATGGTTTCCGTGCGGCTGTCCCAGATCGCCAGCGCGAAGGAGCCGCGCAGGCTCTTGAAGAACTCGATTCCATCACGCAAGTACAGTTCGCCAATGATCCGTGCCGCGGCGGCATCCTGCGGAAGCCCAAGTTCGGCCGCGTGGTTCTGCGTGGCCACCAGTTCGGCATCGCAAGCTACCAGGATTTCCGAATTCGACCAAACCGACGCTGAGCCTGTGCTGGAAACAGCGCCGACCTGCGCTAGTGCCGTGGTTCTCGACTCACACCGTGAGCTACCGCCCAAGGTGAGCGCCGCGAGCATGCGTCCGATCTGGCCAGAGCCCAGAGGCTCGGCGGCTCGCGTAACTGTGATCCCCGCTACTGCCATTGGTGGCCCCTTGCCCGGGTGAGAGAGGCGCGTCCAGCGCGCCGCTGCGTTGCATTGGCCATGTACAGACGTGTGTAGTTGGCTATCATGCGCGGCAGGCTGAACTGCGTCTCAACTTTCAAACGTCCGCGCCTGCCAAAGGTTGATCGCAGCTGGGGATCGGCGGCCAACTCAAGCATGCGGTCGGCCAGGGTGTCGGCGTCGCGTGCTTCCACCAGAAAACCTGTATGACCGTCCTCCACCAGGTCAGGATTCGCTCCCACGGCCGTCACCACGCAAGGCAGCGCGGTGGCCATGGCTTCCAAGACCGTGTTGGACATGCCTTCGGAAAGCGACGGCAACACAAAAATGTCGAATGCATTGAGCCAGTCTTCTGGCCGCTCAGCTTCGCCGGCCAGGATGAATCGCTTGCGCAGCGCTGGGCTGGAGTCAATGCGGCTACGCAAAGCGTCATGCTCCGGGCCTCCGCCCACAATCACAAAGTGGAGCCGCGCGCCTGAGGTTACCAATTGCTCCGCTGCTTCCACGAAAGTGGCATGGTCTTTGACTGGGTCGAGGCGTCCCACAGTCCCGGCTACCATCATGTCGTTGGCGATCTTCAGCCGCTCGCGCAGGCTGGTGCGGACTTCTGGATTCGGCTGAAACCTGCCGGTATCCACGCCGTTGGGAATCAGTCCAAATTTGCTTACCGGCACGCCGACCTGAGCCGCATAGTGTTCGCGCAGCTCGCGCGAAACAGCAAAGACCTCATCGGCCAGCGTGTAGCAAAAACGCCGGAACATGCGCCGCCGCAAAGGATCGCCATTCATGGTGTTGATGTCGCGGCCATGTTCGCTGTGGATGATGCGCGGCACCCGCGCCAGCTTAGCGGCGACTACGGCCTCAATCGCGCCCCAGTTTCTGGAATGCACCACGTCCGGCCGCTCCCGCAGGAAGACACGGGCCAAGTCGGCGACCAGCGACCCGGTCTTGCGGCCGCTGCGTTCCAGGCTGATATAGCGCCCGCCCGCCGTGCGCTCTGCTTCTGGAATTGGTGCGACGGTGCAGATGATGTTTTCAAAGCTCTCCGGGTCCAATCCGGCCACCACGCGACGCAACGCCAACTCGGTCCCGCCGGCGCCCATGCGGTGAAGCACGTGAATGATGCGCAAACGTTTCATCGCGCGGCCACCTCGTGGACTTGCGGGCGCTCATCGGCCATTTGCCGGGGAATGAGTTCGCCGTAAGCCGCAAGCAGCACCTGCCGCGCGCGGTCCCAGTTGTATTCCTGCTGGCCGGCCCGGGCGGCACGCGCTTTCATACTTTCCATCAGGGCGGCGTCCTGGCAGCGATCCAGGCCGCGCAGAATCTCTGCCACGGAGTAGTCGCGCAGAATCACGCCGCAACCAGCTTCGCTCACGATGCGTCCAATTTCTCCGAACTGCGCTGTCAACAGCGGCCGCCCGGCCGCCAGCGCTTCAAACAGTTTGTTGGGAGCGCTGTACTGCGCGTTCGGGCTGGTAACGTCAAAGCCGTAGTAAACGACGTCGCACGCCGCGGTGTAACGAGGAACGTCACGCTGCTGGACAAATCCCAGGTAGCGAATGTTGCTGTGTTGCGCGGCATATTGCTGGGCCGTCGTTGCTCCGGGCCCGCTGCCACCGACGACCACGTGCACGTTCGGCCGCTGGCTGGCCGCTTCCAGGAGTTCCTCAACGTGGCGCTCTTTTCCCAGGTTCGAAATGTAGAGCACCAGCAGCGAACCCGGTGGTACGCCGAGTTCCGCGCGCACCTGCGATTGCACGGTGTGAGGAAATTTGAATTCTTCCACCGGTTTCCAGTTGCCCAGGATTTGCGCGTTGCGGCAGCCGCGCATTTCGAATTGCTTGCGCAGAGTCTCGCCCACGGTCAAGAGCAGGTCAACGCGTCGAATCAATCTAGTCTCCGTCCAGCGGATGAGCTTTTCCAGCCAGCCCGGCAGGGAACCATGTAGCATGCCGGCGTAGTCTTCGTGGGAGTCATACACCACGGGCTTGCGCTTGAACCACCCCAGCAGCAGCCCCGCCGGCAAGGTGTCAAAATCGTGGGCGTGGACCGCGTCAAAATCCAGAGAGAGGGCTTTCTTGATCATCAAGAAGAAGACCCTGGGCATGACGAACATCTGCATGAAGCCGCGCCCGTGGGTGGAGCGGGCAAAGACCCGCTCAACCTGGATTCCATCTATGGTTTCGCTGGCCGGGCAGATACGTTCGCGGTCCCAGGCGACGATGGTCACGCGATAGCCCATCTCCACCAGGGTCCGCGCTTCATTGTGTACGCGCGGATCAGGATCAAAGCAGTTGCTGAGCAGCATGACAACATGCGGGGCGGTCTTGCCGTTGCGGAGTTTTGCGGTCACGGTCATTTGCCCTCCTCGGCCCATTGCTGGCCCAACACGCCGGCGAAAGAATCAGGCTGAGCTTCCGGCGCCACGGCGAGTTGCGCTTGTCGTTCTGCGATCCAGCGCAATACCACCACGTTCATCCCCGCCGACAGGCCGACCAGGTGGTACATAAGATCAAAGTCCTGGCGGTTGATGAAGAAGTTCGGGACCATGTAAACCAGCAGAGTCACGTGGACGATCAGACAGTACGTTGCCAGTGCTCGACTTTCCGGATCATGGCGCAGCCGCCGCCAGCCCAGCCAACTGGTGCAACTGGCGCTCAGAACCAGAGCGATGAACAGCAAAGATGAAGGAATGCCGGACTCGGCAGCGAGCGCCAAAATCGCATTGTGCGGCGCCCGCGGCTCGTATTGGGAATACTCTGAAAAAGTCAATTCAAAATTGCGCAAGCCCACGCCGAACCAGGGGTGGACCTTGGCCATTTGCACGGCGGCCTCCCAGACTTGTATCCGGGCCATCGCTGAAGGATCGTTTTGCGCCGCCGTGGGAATGGACTTGTAGCGCTCAATGGCGGCCGGCGGAGCCACCATCAGGAAAACGAGAACTGCAGTCGCCACGCCAACGGGCAACAGCAACTTGTGCCTGGAATAAATGGCGAGCAAGAGGCAAACCATAATCAAGCCAAGAAGTCCGGAGCGCGAGTAAGTGAACACCACGGTGACCGCGCACCCTACGGCCGCGAGCTTGAAGGCTTTGCGCAACCATCCCCGATCTTCCACGGACGCCATCCAGAAGAGAATCGGGATGGCCATGTTCATGCCCAGCGCGTACTCATTCTCTTCTGACATCAATCCACCGGGACCCTGCATGCGGCTGCGTCCCGCGGTCAGGATGATGTCCAGCAACCCTTTCAATCCGAGCAATCCCAGAGACACGGCGATGACCCGCAGGATGGTGCCAATCCGTTCCGTGGAATTGGCCAGCGTGGCCACCAGGAAAGCGATGACGAACATTTTGCTGAACCGGGTCAGCATGTCCAGGGCCGGCTGCGAGTCGTGCGCCATGAGTGCTGCGGCGGTCAGCCACGCCCAGAAAACCAGCAACAACGCCATGCCGCGAAAACGCAGAGGTGATTTGCGCATTTCAAACAGCAGGTAGCCAACCACCAGGCATGGAACCAGCACCAGACCATAGTTGAAGACATAGCCGGGCCAGACGAAGTCCGCGGGATGAGCGTGGGCGAAGAACAAATAGAGCAGCAGCCCGTAAAAAGGCTCAAAGATGGAGAGCGGCACTCCCATCGTCACCATCGCGTAAAATACAAATGCTCTTAACATCGTTTACCGTTGCCCTGCGGTCTTCGAACGCCAATCGGATTTGAATCGTTCTGAAATGTCGGTTATGCGTTCTGTACGCTTCTGCATCTCTTTGCTGGTCGCCTGCGCCAGAATGTCTTCCAGTTGGTTCTTCAGGCTGCTGGCGCCGTAGACTCTCTGCAAGCCTTCGCGAATACGCGCCACGGGCGGCCGCGGGCCGGCTTGAATCATGACTGCAAGTTTGTCCGCCAGCGCCGCGGCGTTGTCTTCCACCACAATCAACCCGGCCACTTCCTGCGGGAAAGCCACCGCAGCCTTGGACGACGCCGCCACGGGAAGCCCCATGGCCATGGATTCAAGGATTTTGTTCTGAACTCCGCGCGCCAATTGCATCGGCGCCACGGCCACGGCGGCTCCGCGCAAATAGGGACGCACGTCGGGCACCGATCCGGTCACCAGGACGGCTGGGTCCTTGCCCAACTCCATGACGGCCTTGGCCGGATTACGGCCGGCGATGACAAACTTGATCTCCGGAATGCGAGCGCGCAACAGAGGCAGCGTGTTGCGATAGAACCATTCCACGGCTTCCACGTTGGGGGCGTAGTCCATGGAACCGGAAAAAATAACGTATGGCTGCCACTTGGCGAGGTCTTCAGACACAGTGGACTTTGCAGGATCGAAATAATCCGTATCCACCATGTGCCGAAGCACGCTGATGGGCGCACGCGGCGCGCGGCGCTGCAACAATGCAGCTTCCGCGTCGGTGCACAACAGAGTTTGGGTAAAGCTGTTGGCGATGCGGTATTCGTATTCCGCCAGGACCCGGCCCTCTTGCCGCCACAACCAGCGCAGCAAGGCCGGTGCGCTCTTGGCGTAGTCACTCCACTTGGCGGAGTCTACGTCCACCATGTCCAGCACCCGCGGGACCGTGGTCTCCGTTTCCACGTATTGCGCCATGGAAGAGCTGAAGACCAGCACAGTGTCGTAATGGCGCGTGGCCATGGCCTGCTTTACCCGGCGGGCCATGCGAGTGGAATAAAAATATCCCAGGCTGAAAGGCCGTCTCCGCGCTGCCGCCAGCAGCGCGCGCCAGCGGCTGCTCCACCAGGAAAGAGGTTCGGCGTAACAGTCATGGCAGTACGGACGCAAGGCCTCAATGGAATCCCGGTCCTCTTCGTGATCGTAAAAACAGAACAGATCAATCTCATGTTCGCCGGCCAGCGACTTGAGTTCCCAGAGCGCACGAATTTTGTCGCCCTTGTTGGGCGGGTAGGGAACGCGATGGACCAGAAACAGGATTCTCATAGTCACTCAATCTCTAAGGGAACAACTTCACCAGCGCCGGCCCAAGCAGTTTGGTCAGCGGGAAGGGCATGCGCTTCCACAGCTCAATCGCGCGCTGAAACCTGGGGTTCGCCGGAGAAAAATTCGGCATGTCCTGGCGTTTGACCAGGTGGAACTGGTAGGGCAACGCCCGCTCCCGCATATTCCATTGCGACTTGAATGCGTGCGCACCGGTGCCCAACTTGCTTCGTCCGAAATCAAAAAACTTGATGCCGCGCTGCCGCGCATCCTCCAGCAGGTCCCAGTACATGAAGTTATTGGCCGCATATTGCCGGGCTTCTAATGTGGACCCACCGTAGTAGGGCAGAATCCAGTCGCGAAAGCGGAAACTCATCACTCCGGCCAAGGCCTTCTGGTCCTTCCAGACCATCCTGATCTCGGCGGTCTCGCCAAATTCCTCCAGCAGAACCTTGAAAAACTTTTTGGAAAACACGGGCGTTCCCAGGTTGCGGACGCTCTCCGCGTAGATTTCGTAGAACTCATCAACCTGGTG is part of the Terriglobia bacterium genome and encodes:
- a CDS encoding glycosyltransferase, encoding MKRLRIIHVLHRMGAGGTELALRRVVAGLDPESFENIICTVAPIPEAERTAGGRYISLERSGRKTGSLVADLARVFLRERPDVVHSRNWGAIEAVVAAKLARVPRIIHSEHGRDINTMNGDPLRRRMFRRFCYTLADEVFAVSRELREHYAAQVGVPVSKFGLIPNGVDTGRFQPNPEVRTSLRERLKIANDMMVAGTVGRLDPVKDHATFVEAAEQLVTSGARLHFVIVGGGPEHDALRSRIDSSPALRKRFILAGEAERPEDWLNAFDIFVLPSLSEGMSNTVLEAMATALPCVVTAVGANPDLVEDGHTGFLVEARDADTLADRMLELAADPQLRSTFGRRGRLKVETQFSLPRMIANYTRLYMANATQRRAGRASLTRARGHQWQ
- a CDS encoding asparagine synthase C-terminal domain-containing protein; translation: MAVAGITVTRAAEPLGSGQIGRMLAALTLGGSSRCESRTTALAQVGAVSSTGSASVWSNSEILVACDAELVATQNHAAELGLPQDAAAARIIGELYLRDGIEFFKSLRGSFALAIWDSRTETMLIALDRFAAKPLSYSAGSTQLVFASHPRGIFASDRINKEINPHAIATFLNFSVVPAPQSAFQSLAKLPGGCYLTWKDGETHLGRYWDLEYSEADHSSPNKLAEELLSSMSEAVRVYSADVASAQLGCFLSGGTDSSSILGLLTQHKGKATKAFSIGFSEERFNELEYAHLAARVFQAEHSIAVLTPEETFQDIATIAAAYDEPFGNASVLPTYACLKLAREHGVEVMLAGDGGDELFGGNERYATEQIYGYYQKIPQALRRYLVEPLAFGLPGVGPVGKARRYIDRCKAGNPDRYFQWLLLQRFAPESVLGPGVPLANGHRDLLAIARQHYNEAPAHSELNRLLYIDIKMTLGDNDLPKVVRAAELAGVNVRFPFLDHPLADFSGRLPTNLKVRGMEKRYLFKKATAKLLPAAILAKKKHGFGLPIGMWIKSHPLWRNLAQDVLLDPETYQRGYFQRTFVEELFRMMDADNSTYYGDLIWLFLMTELWHRHQMQEVAA
- a CDS encoding putative O-glycosylation ligase, exosortase A system-associated, with translation MVTMGVPLSIFEPFYGLLLYLFFAHAHPADFVWPGYVFNYGLVLVPCLVVGYLLFEMRKSPLRFRGMALLLVFWAWLTAAALMAHDSQPALDMLTRFSKMFVIAFLVATLANSTERIGTILRVIAVSLGLLGLKGLLDIILTAGRSRMQGPGGLMSEENEYALGMNMAIPILFWMASVEDRGWLRKAFKLAAVGCAVTVVFTYSRSGLLGLIMVCLLLAIYSRHKLLLPVGVATAVLVFLMVAPPAAIERYKSIPTAAQNDPSAMARIQVWEAAVQMAKVHPWFGVGLRNFELTFSEYSQYEPRAPHNAILALAAESGIPSSLLFIALVLSASCTSWLGWRRLRHDPESRALATYCLIVHVTLLVYMVPNFFINRQDFDLMYHLVGLSAGMNVVVLRWIAERQAQLAVAPEAQPDSFAGVLGQQWAEEGK
- a CDS encoding glycosyltransferase family 4 protein, producing MTVTAKLRNGKTAPHVVMLLSNCFDPDPRVHNEARTLVEMGYRVTIVAWDRERICPASETIDGIQVERVFARSTHGRGFMQMFVMPRVFFLMIKKALSLDFDAVHAHDFDTLPAGLLLGWFKRKPVVYDSHEDYAGMLHGSLPGWLEKLIRWTETRLIRRVDLLLTVGETLRKQFEMRGCRNAQILGNWKPVEEFKFPHTVQSQVRAELGVPPGSLLVLYISNLGKERHVEELLEAASQRPNVHVVVGGSGPGATTAQQYAAQHSNIRYLGFVQQRDVPRYTAACDVVYYGFDVTSPNAQYSAPNKLFEALAAGRPLLTAQFGEIGRIVSEAGCGVILRDYSVAEILRGLDRCQDAALMESMKARAARAGQQEYNWDRARQVLLAAYGELIPRQMADERPQVHEVAAR
- a CDS encoding TIGR03087 family PEP-CTERM/XrtA system glycosyltransferase, producing MRILFLVHRVPYPPNKGDKIRALWELKSLAGEHEIDLFCFYDHEEDRDSIEALRPYCHDCYAEPLSWWSSRWRALLAAARRRPFSLGYFYSTRMARRVKQAMATRHYDTVLVFSSSMAQYVETETTVPRVLDMVDVDSAKWSDYAKSAPALLRWLWRQEGRVLAEYEYRIANSFTQTLLCTDAEAALLQRRAPRAPISVLRHMVDTDYFDPAKSTVSEDLAKWQPYVIFSGSMDYAPNVEAVEWFYRNTLPLLRARIPEIKFVIAGRNPAKAVMELGKDPAVLVTGSVPDVRPYLRGAAVAVAPMQLARGVQNKILESMAMGLPVAASSKAAVAFPQEVAGLIVVEDNAAALADKLAVMIQAGPRPPVARIREGLQRVYGASSLKNQLEDILAQATSKEMQKRTERITDISERFKSDWRSKTAGQR
- a CDS encoding FemAB family PEP-CTERM system-associated protein; amino-acid sequence: MRIIEYSNEQQSRWDSFVLQQPGGTIFHTTAWMRAITRAFGYKPHYLAAEEDGNIAGVLPLFVTSNPLTGRTLISTPFAVYGGVCAASEEARVALMDAATGLAETSRVEYLELRTQEANSDLGFQTKNLYVTFDCPIEPDPERLLKQLPKDTRYMIRKAQKAGLRSTKGNHQVDEFYEIYAESVRNLGTPVFSKKFFKVLLEEFGETAEIRMVWKDQKALAGVMSFRFRDWILPYYGGSTLEARQYAANNFMYWDLLEDARQRGIKFFDFGRSKLGTGAHAFKSQWNMRERALPYQFHLVKRQDMPNFSPANPRFQRAIELWKRMPFPLTKLLGPALVKLFP